The Gordonia sp. KTR9 genome contains a region encoding:
- a CDS encoding wax ester/triacylglycerol synthase domain-containing protein, with protein MNSVQQIDRSAGGADAERMSGPDALMLNMESASNPMHTLKVAILDTARRGRPLDLAELADVLPDHLGMFPRATQRLAWARGHRARPFWVRDNDFDVTRHLDERWVAAPGGRAELDEILSELAVRQLDRRRPLWGLTLVHGLAGGRQAVVVRVHHAVADGLAALNTFMAATAGPDERVCRAPIDRTRVEHDERELARAARAESWRMVRDLPAAASALARAFSAKRKAGHAELIPKPLTVRRTSFNARSGAERVCASGDIPLAAVQRLALATGTTVNGALHGVIAGAIRAELIARGEEPGVAVSIFGVCRDLASTRVHGNEIATAMAYLRSDLADPVERIAATGESCAATVRCRREVGFELTDALATYTGRLGPAFRGLAAHRAPLVMNNITTANMPGPRTTRWVGDIEVVDWISFALAIAPADVNLTTYSYAGKLSMGLIATPESMPDPARFLRRVADAAVEAADALGRPTEDTDDAVLAREAS; from the coding sequence ATGAACTCCGTCCAGCAGATCGACCGATCCGCCGGTGGTGCGGACGCCGAACGGATGTCCGGACCCGATGCGCTGATGCTCAACATGGAGTCGGCGTCGAATCCGATGCACACGCTGAAGGTCGCGATTCTCGACACCGCGCGGCGCGGACGACCCCTCGACCTCGCCGAGCTCGCCGACGTCCTGCCCGACCACCTCGGGATGTTCCCGCGCGCAACCCAGCGTCTCGCGTGGGCGCGCGGACACCGTGCCCGTCCCTTCTGGGTGCGCGACAACGACTTCGACGTGACCCGGCACCTGGACGAGCGATGGGTCGCCGCCCCGGGGGGACGTGCCGAGCTCGACGAGATCCTCTCCGAACTCGCGGTCCGGCAACTCGACCGTCGCCGGCCGCTGTGGGGACTGACGCTCGTCCACGGTCTCGCCGGCGGTCGGCAGGCGGTCGTCGTACGTGTCCACCATGCCGTCGCCGACGGTCTGGCCGCACTCAACACCTTCATGGCCGCCACCGCCGGACCGGACGAGCGGGTCTGTCGTGCGCCGATCGACCGGACCCGGGTCGAGCACGACGAGCGGGAGCTCGCACGCGCGGCGCGTGCGGAATCCTGGCGAATGGTCCGCGATCTCCCGGCCGCGGCGTCGGCCCTGGCGCGCGCGTTCTCGGCAAAACGCAAGGCGGGTCACGCCGAACTCATCCCGAAACCACTGACCGTCCGCCGGACGAGTTTCAACGCGCGCAGCGGCGCCGAACGCGTCTGCGCGTCAGGTGACATCCCGCTCGCCGCCGTCCAGCGGCTCGCGCTCGCCACCGGCACCACCGTGAACGGGGCACTGCACGGCGTCATCGCGGGGGCGATCCGGGCGGAACTGATCGCCCGCGGCGAGGAGCCGGGCGTCGCGGTGTCCATCTTCGGAGTGTGCCGGGACCTGGCCTCGACGCGCGTCCACGGCAACGAGATCGCCACCGCGATGGCGTATCTGAGGTCGGATCTGGCCGATCCGGTCGAGCGGATCGCCGCCACCGGGGAGAGCTGCGCCGCCACCGTGCGATGTCGGCGCGAAGTCGGGTTCGAACTGACCGACGCACTGGCCACCTACACCGGCCGCCTCGGACCGGCTTTCCGCGGTCTGGCCGCGCACCGCGCGCCGTTGGTGATGAACAACATCACCACGGCCAACATGCCCGGTCCGCGCACCACTCGGTGGGTCGGGGACATCGAGGTCGTCGACTGGATCTCGTTCGCCCTGGCGATCGCACCCGCCGACGTCAACCTCACCACGTACAGCTACGCCGGAAAACTCAGCATGGGGCTCATCGCGACGCCGGAGTCCATGCCCGACCCGGCCCGGTTCCTGCGGCGGGTGGCCGACGCGGCTGTCGAAGCCGCCGACGCGCTCGGGCGGCCGACC
- a CDS encoding NADPH:quinone oxidoreductase family protein: MKAQVLTAETGPSGLELTDVPDPTPADGQVIVDVKSCGVCFPDVLMSQGKYQLRVPTPFTPGTEVAGVVRSAPEGSSVAVGDKVLVASIVGGFAEQVAAAPEQLLPLPGGLTFEQGSAMGINYQTALFALKTRAHTQPGEVVGVLGAAGGVGTASIMVAKAMGARVIAIVHRKGAEELLRSAGADEIVQLEEGWGTKLKEIVPRGVDVMIDPSGGEVFDEALRQVAPDGRYVVVGFAAGGIPTVKLNRVLFRNIAVVGAAWGEYVRTHPELNLPAKLHEELSQMIADGLEPQVNVTYTLDQLPEALTDLAEGRILGKAVVKIGD, from the coding sequence ATGAAAGCTCAGGTGCTCACCGCAGAGACAGGACCCTCCGGACTCGAGTTGACCGACGTCCCCGACCCCACGCCGGCCGACGGTCAGGTGATCGTCGACGTGAAGTCGTGCGGCGTGTGCTTCCCCGACGTGCTGATGAGTCAGGGCAAGTACCAGCTGCGCGTCCCGACCCCGTTCACCCCCGGCACCGAGGTCGCCGGCGTGGTGCGCTCGGCACCCGAGGGGTCGTCGGTCGCGGTCGGGGACAAGGTCCTCGTGGCGTCGATCGTCGGCGGATTCGCCGAGCAGGTCGCGGCCGCACCCGAACAGCTCCTCCCGCTCCCCGGAGGGCTGACCTTCGAGCAGGGTTCGGCGATGGGGATCAACTATCAGACCGCGCTGTTCGCGCTCAAGACGCGGGCACACACCCAGCCGGGTGAGGTCGTGGGCGTGCTCGGCGCCGCCGGCGGTGTCGGGACCGCGTCGATCATGGTCGCCAAGGCGATGGGCGCGAGGGTCATCGCCATCGTGCACCGCAAGGGCGCCGAGGAACTCCTGCGCAGTGCCGGGGCCGACGAGATCGTGCAGCTCGAGGAGGGATGGGGCACGAAGCTCAAGGAGATCGTCCCCAGGGGCGTCGACGTCATGATCGACCCGTCGGGTGGCGAGGTGTTCGACGAGGCGCTGCGGCAGGTGGCGCCCGACGGCCGGTACGTCGTGGTGGGCTTCGCGGCGGGCGGAATCCCGACCGTCAAACTCAACCGGGTCCTGTTCCGCAACATCGCGGTCGTCGGTGCCGCGTGGGGCGAATACGTGCGCACCCACCCGGAGCTGAATCTGCCCGCGAAGCTGCACGAGGAGCTGTCGCAGATGATCGCCGACGGCCTGGAACCCCAGGTGAACGTGACGTACACGCTCGATCAGCTGCCCGAGGCGTTGACCGATCTCGCCGAAGGGCGGATCCTGGGCAAAGCGGTCGTCAAGATCGGTGACTGA
- a CDS encoding amino acid ABC transporter ATP-binding protein yields the protein MPDLSKSESPSPNAAVVREAVSLTGTDLHLSFGKQHVLRGVDIQVDAGTTTTVIGPSGSGKSTLLRVLNRLYEPDQGDILLDGRSVLKDNPDELRRRIGMVFQQFNLFPHKTVVDNVALGPRKLKGLSKDEAREVALRQLEIVGLTNKADVRPARLSGGQQQRVAIARALAMTPEVMFFDEATSALDPELVKGVLSLMADLATEGMTMVVVTHEMGFARNVSDNVLFMDHGAVVETGRPEQVFDDAKSDRLRTFLSQVL from the coding sequence GTGCCCGATCTCAGCAAGTCCGAGTCACCGTCCCCGAATGCCGCCGTCGTCCGGGAAGCCGTCTCGCTGACCGGTACCGATCTCCACCTGTCGTTCGGCAAACAGCACGTGTTGCGGGGTGTCGACATCCAGGTCGACGCCGGCACCACCACGACCGTCATCGGGCCGTCGGGGTCGGGTAAGTCGACCCTGCTGCGTGTGCTGAACCGGTTGTACGAACCCGATCAGGGAGACATCCTGCTCGACGGACGGTCCGTCCTCAAGGACAACCCGGACGAGCTCCGGCGGCGGATCGGCATGGTGTTCCAGCAGTTCAATCTGTTCCCGCACAAGACCGTCGTCGACAACGTCGCGCTCGGACCGCGAAAGCTGAAGGGGCTGAGCAAGGACGAGGCCCGCGAGGTCGCTCTCCGGCAACTCGAGATCGTCGGGCTCACCAACAAGGCCGACGTGCGTCCGGCACGACTCTCCGGCGGTCAGCAGCAGCGGGTGGCGATCGCGCGAGCGCTCGCCATGACTCCGGAGGTCATGTTCTTCGACGAGGCGACCTCCGCGCTGGACCCCGAACTCGTCAAGGGAGTCCTCTCGCTCATGGCGGATCTGGCCACCGAGGGGATGACCATGGTGGTCGTCACCCACGAGATGGGTTTCGCCCGCAACGTCTCCGACAACGTGCTGTTCATGGACCACGGAGCCGTCGTGGAGACCGGCCGGCCGGAACAGGTCTTCGACGACGCGAAGTCCGACCGGTTGCGGACCTTCCTGTCCCAGGTCCTGTAA
- a CDS encoding DUF2277 domain-containing protein, giving the protein MCRNITELRGLEPPATGDEIEAAARQYVRKVSGVRHPSAANAEAFEAAVTAVTAATRTLLDVLPERRQPPKTVPPLRRPEVQARIAARG; this is encoded by the coding sequence ATGTGCCGCAACATCACCGAACTCCGTGGACTGGAACCGCCGGCGACGGGGGACGAGATCGAGGCGGCTGCACGGCAGTACGTGCGCAAGGTGAGCGGGGTCCGCCACCCGTCGGCGGCGAACGCCGAGGCGTTCGAGGCGGCGGTCACCGCGGTCACCGCTGCCACGCGCACACTCCTCGACGTCCTGCCGGAGCGTCGTCAGCCGCCGAAGACGGTGCCCCCGCTCCGGCGCCCCGAGGTCCAGGCGCGTATCGCCGCCCGAGGCTGA
- a CDS encoding alcohol dehydrogenase catalytic domain-containing protein — translation MRAAVTGPGEFGAGRFLVADLPDPTPGPGELVLRVAANGICGSDLSTAPLLPHGTIMGHEFAGEVVGVGPADPDDAGRGRADPAHSFRVGDAVAAMPVIGCHRCRACLTGDVARCGSARTLGLGVLPGGLAEYVLVGAAESVLLEGIDPVDGALVEPLAVGLHAVTRASVRPGDRVLVLGAGPVGLAALHWLSRGVATDLVCSDPSPGRRAAALDLGASTVCIPDELLAHVGPGFDVVIECVGKPGMIAAALDAVATHGTIVIAGVCLSDDSFMPVAGVVKETTMHFVSYYTASEFRTAAAELSKGAIGSSALVSEIVGLDETDRVFRELSVPNDHRKVLITPTVSSAG, via the coding sequence ATGCGCGCCGCGGTGACCGGCCCAGGAGAGTTCGGCGCAGGCCGATTCCTCGTCGCCGACCTACCGGACCCGACGCCGGGCCCCGGCGAGCTCGTCCTGCGCGTGGCGGCGAACGGCATCTGCGGTTCCGACCTGTCGACCGCGCCGTTGCTCCCGCACGGGACGATCATGGGTCACGAATTCGCCGGCGAGGTCGTCGGCGTCGGGCCGGCAGACCCAGACGACGCCGGCCGGGGCCGCGCCGATCCGGCGCACTCCTTCCGGGTCGGCGATGCCGTGGCCGCCATGCCGGTGATCGGATGCCACCGGTGCCGCGCCTGTCTCACCGGTGACGTCGCGCGATGCGGGTCGGCGCGCACCCTGGGACTCGGCGTCCTCCCAGGCGGGCTGGCCGAGTACGTCCTGGTCGGGGCGGCCGAGAGCGTTCTTCTCGAGGGCATCGATCCGGTCGACGGCGCCCTGGTCGAACCACTGGCCGTGGGACTGCACGCGGTCACCCGCGCGTCCGTCCGTCCCGGGGACCGGGTGCTGGTGCTGGGCGCGGGTCCGGTCGGTCTCGCCGCGCTGCACTGGTTGTCGCGCGGCGTGGCCACCGACCTGGTGTGTTCGGACCCGTCCCCGGGCAGGCGTGCGGCGGCACTCGATCTCGGTGCGTCCACGGTGTGCATCCCCGACGAACTCCTCGCGCACGTCGGACCGGGCTTCGACGTCGTCATCGAATGCGTGGGCAAGCCGGGCATGATCGCCGCCGCCCTGGACGCGGTCGCCACCCACGGCACCATCGTCATCGCGGGCGTCTGCTTGAGCGACGACTCGTTCATGCCGGTGGCCGGGGTCGTGAAAGAGACCACGATGCACTTCGTCTCCTACTACACCGCGAGCGAATTCCGCACCGCGGCAGCCGAGTTGAGCAAGGGCGCAATCGGGTCGTCGGCGCTGGTCAGCGAGATCGTCGGGCTCGACGAGACCGACCGCGTCTTCCGCGAGCTCTCCGTGCCCAACGACCACCGAAAGGTGCTCATCACTCCGACGGTGTCGTCCGCCGGCTGA
- a CDS encoding PaaI family thioesterase produces the protein MEFTLEDISEDEVARRRAVYTPLTDTVRDLVDAVIRTEVADEDLDEARRRIAEVVDDLRSRQMDGAFGVRHTRENTGMAWGNAVIGVRNALAPPLDVVHVDDGVRSAFTLGAAYEGPPGQVHGGVCAMVLDHVLGNAASVEGPCYTGTLTVRYGRPTPLGALVARAWVTERNGRKRIVRGTISDAQGVTCEAEGVFIVPRAADDVPSVRWSAG, from the coding sequence ATGGAGTTCACCCTGGAGGACATCTCCGAAGACGAGGTCGCGCGTCGCCGCGCGGTCTACACCCCTCTCACCGACACCGTTCGGGATCTGGTCGACGCGGTGATCCGCACCGAGGTGGCCGATGAGGACCTCGACGAGGCACGACGGCGGATCGCCGAGGTGGTGGACGACCTGCGGAGTCGCCAGATGGACGGCGCGTTCGGGGTACGACACACGCGCGAGAACACCGGGATGGCCTGGGGAAACGCGGTGATCGGGGTGCGCAACGCGCTGGCTCCGCCACTCGACGTCGTCCACGTCGACGACGGCGTCCGCAGCGCCTTCACTCTCGGCGCGGCCTACGAGGGACCACCCGGCCAGGTCCACGGCGGTGTGTGCGCGATGGTCCTCGACCACGTCCTGGGGAATGCGGCCAGCGTCGAGGGCCCCTGCTACACCGGGACCCTCACCGTCCGGTACGGGCGGCCGACACCCCTCGGCGCGCTGGTCGCGCGGGCGTGGGTGACCGAGCGGAACGGACGCAAGCGCATCGTCCGCGGCACGATCTCCGATGCGCAAGGGGTGACCTGCGAGGCCGAGGGCGTGTTCATCGTGCCCCGCGCGGCGGACGACGTCCCGTCCGTCCGCTGGTCGGCGGGCTGA
- a CDS encoding AMP-binding protein, whose amino-acid sequence MISQLRDRVTTALWLVRTLIRSGFLGSLRVDRYIRMGLNLRRHGGASPVSGIGLAAARDPDGIALIDEAGQLTWRELDARCDALAVGLRDAGGTSVATVAILCRNHRGLVEALAATSRLGADAVLLNTGFAAPQLADVLEREHADVLIADEEFDAVVAPAAQRLPSMRLIHAWTEGDSSPRGATVDGLIDANSGSRPGRPPRAGRIVLLTSGTTGMPKGARRGGSTDVASLAAMLDRIPWRAGESIVIAAPAFHAWGFGQVAIAATMSCTMIMRRRFDPEGTLELVRDHGATGLAVVPVMLERITDLPEEVLDDHPMPTLRFATASGSRMRSDALVAFLDRYGDVVYNSYNATEAGLITTATPADLRVAPDTAGRPLTGTSVRILDDDDREVPVGEVGRIVVANNSGFDGYTSSDTKAFSDGHMVSGDVGRFDENGLLFVVGRDDEMIVSGGENVYPLEVEQAIDALDEVLEVAVTGVDDDRFGQRLVAHVVRAPRAQIGADDIREHVRDQLAGFKVPRDVYFLDELPRNATGKILKRELGAGPSTERKVS is encoded by the coding sequence ATGATCTCGCAACTCCGCGATCGCGTCACCACCGCGTTGTGGCTCGTTCGCACCCTGATCCGCAGTGGATTCCTCGGCTCGCTCAGGGTCGACCGTTATATCCGCATGGGGCTCAACCTGCGTCGGCACGGCGGTGCGTCGCCGGTGAGCGGTATCGGCCTCGCCGCGGCGCGCGATCCCGACGGCATCGCGCTCATCGACGAGGCGGGTCAGCTCACCTGGCGTGAACTCGACGCCCGCTGCGATGCGCTCGCCGTCGGATTGCGCGACGCTGGCGGCACATCCGTCGCGACCGTCGCCATCCTCTGCCGCAACCACCGCGGCCTCGTCGAGGCCCTCGCCGCGACGTCGCGGCTCGGCGCCGACGCTGTGCTCCTCAACACCGGCTTCGCCGCACCTCAGCTCGCCGATGTACTCGAACGCGAGCACGCCGACGTGCTCATCGCCGACGAGGAGTTCGACGCGGTCGTCGCGCCTGCGGCGCAACGCCTCCCGAGCATGCGGCTGATCCACGCGTGGACGGAGGGCGACTCGTCGCCCCGGGGCGCGACCGTCGACGGCCTGATCGACGCGAACAGCGGCTCGCGACCCGGCCGGCCCCCACGCGCCGGACGTATCGTGTTGCTGACCTCGGGGACCACCGGGATGCCCAAGGGCGCCCGTCGCGGCGGAAGCACCGACGTCGCCTCCCTCGCCGCCATGCTGGACAGGATTCCCTGGCGCGCAGGCGAATCGATCGTGATAGCCGCGCCGGCGTTCCACGCGTGGGGTTTCGGACAGGTGGCCATCGCGGCGACGATGTCGTGCACGATGATCATGCGGCGCCGGTTCGATCCGGAGGGGACACTCGAGCTGGTCCGCGACCACGGGGCCACCGGACTCGCGGTGGTGCCGGTGATGCTCGAACGCATCACCGATCTTCCCGAGGAGGTCCTCGATGACCATCCGATGCCGACACTGCGCTTCGCCACCGCGAGCGGTTCGCGGATGCGCTCCGATGCGCTCGTCGCGTTCCTCGATCGGTACGGCGACGTGGTCTACAACAGCTACAACGCCACCGAGGCCGGCCTCATCACCACCGCGACCCCGGCCGATCTGCGCGTCGCGCCGGACACGGCCGGGCGACCGCTCACCGGTACCAGCGTCCGCATCCTCGACGACGACGACCGGGAAGTGCCCGTCGGCGAGGTCGGCCGCATCGTGGTCGCGAACAATTCGGGATTCGACGGTTACACCAGCTCGGACACCAAGGCTTTCAGCGACGGTCACATGGTGTCGGGCGACGTCGGCCGCTTCGACGAGAACGGGCTTCTCTTCGTCGTCGGCCGGGACGACGAGATGATCGTGTCCGGCGGGGAGAACGTCTATCCGCTCGAGGTCGAGCAGGCCATCGACGCGCTAGACGAGGTACTCGAGGTCGCGGTGACCGGTGTCGACGACGACAGGTTCGGTCAGCGACTCGTCGCCCACGTGGTGCGTGCGCCGCGCGCCCAGATCGGTGCCGACGACATCCGAGAGCACGTGCGCGACCAGTTGGCCGGGTTCAAGGTCCCGCGCGACGTGTACTTCCTCGACGAACTGCCGCGCAACGCCACCGGGAAGATTCTCAAGCGCGAACTCGGCGCCGGACCCTCGACCGAACGGAAGGTGAGCTGA
- a CDS encoding ABC transporter substrate-binding protein/permease, whose translation MSNHRSHRAHGAAPRAVRVVALALTAAIVGLLTILGGPAPRAQAAPADSCAPAGLASASAAPVNLAAADQGGEDRYTTESTTPLDQIDVGQLELLSPGKISVGTLSDAGPSICVNSAGDFTGFDNELLKAVAAKLGLQVEFNGTEFAGLLSQVANNRFDVGSSSITTTDDRRKTVDFTNGYDFGYFSLVAPTAGPIKGFGDLSDSTRIAVVQGTVQDDYVVNTLGLDPVKFPDYATAYANLKSGQVDAWVAPSQQAEGAVREGDGTAIVENTFSVNNFVAWAVGKNKPRLTEALNSGLDAIIADGTYADLYVDWVPRELPEGWKPGSKAAPAPDLPDIAAIAAENAEKAGPAEETAPKSTLEQLGDTFFNWDLYKESFPELIKTGLVNTLILSLVSGVLGTILGMILAICGISRSRWLRWPARVYTDIFRGLPAVVVILIVGLGVGPVVKGITGNNPYWLGAVALALLAAAYIGEIFRSGIQSVDDGQLEASRAIGFSYRESMRLVVVPQGVRRVLPALMNQFISLIKDSSLVYFLGLLASQRELFAVGRDLNAQTGNLSPLVAAGIMYLILTIPLTHLVNYIDRRLRTGRPAEVQDDPLPPTVVEKG comes from the coding sequence GTGTCCAACCACCGATCCCATCGCGCCCACGGGGCCGCGCCGCGCGCTGTTCGCGTCGTAGCGCTGGCCCTGACGGCCGCCATCGTCGGCCTGTTGACCATCCTCGGCGGACCGGCGCCCCGTGCGCAGGCCGCCCCCGCCGACAGCTGTGCGCCGGCCGGCCTCGCGTCGGCGTCGGCGGCGCCGGTCAACCTCGCCGCCGCAGATCAGGGGGGTGAAGACCGCTACACCACCGAGTCGACCACGCCGCTCGACCAGATCGACGTCGGCCAGCTGGAGCTGCTGTCGCCCGGCAAGATCTCCGTCGGCACCCTGTCCGATGCCGGGCCGAGCATCTGTGTGAACAGTGCGGGCGACTTCACCGGCTTCGACAACGAACTCCTCAAGGCCGTCGCCGCGAAGCTTGGTCTGCAGGTCGAGTTCAACGGCACCGAGTTCGCGGGTCTTCTGTCGCAGGTGGCCAACAACCGTTTCGACGTCGGATCGTCGTCGATCACCACGACCGACGACCGCCGCAAGACCGTCGACTTCACCAACGGCTACGACTTCGGGTACTTCTCCCTCGTCGCGCCGACCGCCGGCCCGATCAAGGGATTCGGCGATCTCTCCGACTCGACGCGGATCGCTGTCGTGCAGGGCACCGTCCAGGACGACTACGTCGTCAACACCCTGGGTCTCGACCCGGTGAAGTTCCCGGACTACGCCACCGCGTACGCCAATCTGAAGAGTGGCCAGGTCGACGCCTGGGTCGCTCCGTCGCAGCAGGCGGAGGGGGCGGTCCGCGAGGGCGACGGCACCGCGATCGTCGAGAACACCTTCAGCGTGAACAACTTCGTCGCCTGGGCCGTGGGCAAGAACAAGCCGCGGCTCACCGAGGCCCTCAACTCCGGGCTCGACGCGATCATCGCCGACGGCACGTACGCCGATCTCTACGTCGACTGGGTGCCCCGCGAACTGCCCGAGGGATGGAAGCCCGGCAGCAAGGCCGCGCCCGCCCCGGACCTGCCCGACATCGCCGCCATCGCGGCCGAGAATGCCGAGAAGGCCGGCCCGGCGGAGGAGACCGCGCCCAAGAGCACCCTGGAGCAACTCGGCGACACCTTCTTCAACTGGGACCTCTACAAGGAATCATTCCCCGAGCTGATCAAGACCGGTCTCGTCAACACCCTGATCCTGTCGCTGGTCTCGGGAGTGCTCGGCACCATCCTGGGCATGATCCTGGCGATCTGCGGGATCTCGCGGTCGCGGTGGCTGCGCTGGCCGGCGCGGGTCTACACCGACATCTTCCGCGGGCTGCCCGCGGTCGTCGTCATCCTGATCGTCGGTCTCGGTGTGGGTCCGGTCGTCAAGGGCATCACCGGCAACAACCCGTACTGGCTCGGCGCGGTCGCGCTCGCCCTGCTCGCCGCGGCCTACATCGGTGAGATCTTCCGGTCGGGAATCCAGAGCGTCGACGACGGGCAGCTCGAGGCCTCGCGTGCCATCGGCTTCAGCTACCGGGAGTCGATGCGGCTCGTCGTCGTCCCGCAGGGCGTCCGGCGGGTGCTCCCGGCATTGATGAACCAGTTCATCAGCCTGATCAAGGACAGCTCGCTGGTGTACTTCCTCGGGCTGCTGGCCAGCCAGCGGGAGCTGTTCGCGGTCGGCCGAGACCTGAACGCGCAGACGGGTAACCTCTCGCCGCTCGTCGCCGCGGGAATCATGTACCTCATCCTGACGATCCCGTTGACACACCTGGTCAACTACATCGACCGGCGCCTGCGCACCGGACGGCCCGCCGAGGTCCAGGACGACCCGCTGCCCCCGACCGTCGTCGAGAAGGGATAG
- a CDS encoding lysophospholipid acyltransferase family protein: MSAKTFDLTARDETWVKRVLPVLKLVAKTYFRSEVRGMEKVPDGGALLVSNHSGGLLAFDVPVISVAFADEFGADRPLYTLAHDLIFTGSGKQIFGKVGFLPAHPKNAVAALRSGAATIVFPGGEWEALRPSSQSATIDFHGRTGYIRTALEAGVPIVPIVTIGGQETQLFLNRGDTLARFLRLDRLLRTDTAPFAFGFPFGLTAHLPPNIPLPSKLVTEVLDPIDITAEFGNNPEHDEVDQMVRKRMQHALDDLARARRFPVLG, translated from the coding sequence ATGAGCGCGAAGACCTTCGACCTCACCGCACGCGACGAGACCTGGGTGAAGCGGGTGCTGCCCGTCCTGAAACTCGTGGCGAAGACCTATTTCCGCTCCGAGGTCCGGGGCATGGAGAAGGTGCCCGACGGCGGCGCGCTCCTGGTGTCGAACCACTCCGGCGGATTGCTGGCGTTCGATGTCCCGGTCATCAGCGTGGCCTTTGCCGACGAGTTCGGTGCCGACCGCCCGCTCTACACCCTCGCCCACGACCTCATCTTCACCGGATCGGGCAAGCAGATCTTCGGCAAGGTCGGCTTCCTCCCCGCCCATCCCAAGAACGCGGTCGCCGCGTTGCGGTCGGGTGCCGCGACGATCGTGTTCCCCGGCGGGGAGTGGGAGGCGCTGCGGCCGAGCAGCCAGAGCGCGACCATCGACTTCCACGGTCGAACCGGTTACATCCGCACGGCGCTCGAGGCGGGCGTCCCGATCGTCCCCATCGTCACCATCGGCGGCCAGGAGACGCAGCTGTTCCTCAATCGCGGCGACACGCTGGCGCGGTTCCTCCGTCTCGACAGACTCCTGCGCACCGACACCGCGCCGTTCGCATTCGGCTTCCCGTTCGGCCTGACCGCCCACCTCCCGCCGAACATCCCGCTGCCGTCGAAGCTCGTGACGGAGGTCCTCGACCCGATCGACATCACCGCCGAGTTCGGTAACAACCCCGAACACGACGAGGTCGATCAGATGGTGCGCAAAAGGATGCAACACGCTCTCGACGACCTCGCCCGCGCCCGCCGGTTCCCGGTTCTGGGCTGA
- a CDS encoding amidohydrolase family protein, which yields MNSAVPVTPEPFSTDEAQRVRAIWSELDLPGIIDVHTHFMPRPVMDKVWAYFDSVGPLVGREWPITYRADEDVRVATLREFGVRAYSSLVYPHKPNMAEWLNGWAHDFAAGHDDCLHTATFYPEESAHTYVSRAIQAGTRVFKCHIQVGDFSPTDSLLDGVWSQIADSRVPVIIHCGSGPAPGTFTGPEPIRELLHRFPSLPLIVAHMGMPEYTAFLDLALEYPNVHLDTTMAFTDFAEEDAPFPADYLPRLADAGEKILFGSDFPNIPYGYTHALEAIIRLDLGADWLRDVFYRNGSRLFGIG from the coding sequence GTGAACAGTGCCGTTCCCGTGACCCCCGAGCCGTTCAGTACCGACGAGGCGCAGCGGGTGCGCGCGATCTGGTCAGAGCTGGACCTGCCCGGCATCATCGACGTCCACACCCACTTCATGCCGCGTCCGGTCATGGACAAGGTCTGGGCCTACTTCGACTCGGTCGGGCCGCTGGTGGGACGCGAGTGGCCGATCACCTACCGCGCCGACGAGGACGTCCGGGTGGCCACGCTGCGCGAGTTCGGGGTGCGGGCCTACTCGTCGCTGGTGTACCCCCACAAGCCGAACATGGCCGAGTGGCTGAACGGCTGGGCGCACGACTTCGCCGCCGGCCATGACGACTGCCTGCACACCGCGACCTTCTATCCGGAGGAGTCCGCCCACACCTACGTCTCCCGCGCCATCCAGGCGGGAACCCGGGTGTTCAAGTGCCACATCCAGGTCGGCGACTTCTCCCCCACCGATTCGCTCCTCGACGGCGTGTGGTCCCAGATCGCCGATTCGCGGGTCCCCGTCATCATCCACTGCGGGTCGGGGCCCGCGCCCGGCACCTTCACCGGCCCCGAGCCGATCCGCGAACTCCTGCACCGGTTCCCGTCGTTGCCGCTGATCGTCGCGCACATGGGGATGCCCGAGTACACCGCGTTCCTCGACCTCGCGCTGGAGTACCCGAATGTGCACCTGGACACCACGATGGCGTTCACCGACTTCGCCGAGGAAGACGCCCCGTTCCCCGCGGACTACCTGCCGCGTCTGGCCGACGCCGGCGAGAAGATCCTCTTCGGCAGCGATTTCCCGAACATCCCCTACGGCTACACCCATGCGCTCGAGGCGATCATCCGCCTCGACCTCGGTGCCGACTGGCTCCGAGACGTGTTCTACCGCAACGGCTCCAGGCTCTTCGGGATCGGCTGA